CGAGTGTTGTAATCAACGGTCGCGTTCTCTTTTAAAATAAGCGCATGAAAAAGATCGAGCGTGTGGCGAGTATGCTCACCAATAGAGCTTGTGACGTGCGGATTCGCTCGTGTCAGGTAGTCGCTGTCAGATATCGTTAACAAAAACTCTAAACCCTGATTCAATATCTCTACCGCTCCCTTGATACTAGGAGAGAAAGAAGTGAGGGCGCTCGGTTGGGCTATGGGGTTCATTCATTGTCCTCGTACAAAGTTAGTCAGTGGTCGGATATTGTTGAACAAGACGTCGCTCTTCTTGCCACGCAGCGAATAAGCTCTTGAAAGAAGGAGTTTTATGGCCTCGTTGTTTTTGCTGAGCGCCAATATCAAAAAGAATGCGGTATTGCAGAAGTAGCGTAGAAAATATCTCTCGCAGCGGTGTGTTGCGATCCCAGATATGCCCAGCCTCACTGCTTGCGCCATTGACCTCAAGGATCGTGAAATCCTCGCCGTTCATTAAGCTGTGCATGTCCTTGAATTTGACGTCGAGTCGGCCAAAATGAAAACCATCGAAGTCATCGAATATCTCGTCTAAACGTTCAGTTAAAGCCTGAGTAATGTATTGATTGCCATCGCGGAAGATGCAGCCACGGCTATGGCTACCTGCGAACGCGAGTTGGAACTCTTCGCCCTCTGCGAGCACTTGATCCAATCTATCTTGATGTCTTGGCAGATAGAGGTGACTGAGCTGCCCAGCACGCGGGCTATTTTCAATTAACTGTTTGATTGTCGACTTGCCATCACCCATCACCATTGGCGCATATTTGAGTGTGATCGAGATGATCTCGCCTTGCTTTTTGTTTGGGTAACGAACATAGAAAACGCCAGCTTCTGCCTGATAAGGCGCCTTTTCTTGCAGTAGAAAGCGAGCATTATTTGGGAAAGATTCAACATATTGCTCAAGTTGATCTTGTGTGTT
This region of Vibrio sp. BS-M-Sm-2 genomic DNA includes:
- a CDS encoding ATP-grasp domain-containing protein; this translates as MSSPQDIRIIPAHQINAGMPLLEKDTVRSVSPYEFLPTWFFYTPVVIQSLMQGLRHFDWALPLIANPSIKLSGMVGESKHEILSLAGSSSQRWISPFITLTKTDLSGKKQAEDARSALIQSDLDFPIVAKPDLGCRGVGVKLINTQDQLEQYVESFPNNARFLLQEKAPYQAEAGVFYVRYPNKKQGEIISITLKYAPMVMGDGKSTIKQLIENSPRAGQLSHLYLPRHQDRLDQVLAEGEEFQLAFAGSHSRGCIFRDGNQYITQALTERLDEIFDDFDGFHFGRLDVKFKDMHSLMNGEDFTILEVNGASSEAGHIWDRNTPLREIFSTLLLQYRILFDIGAQQKQRGHKTPSFKSLFAAWQEERRLVQQYPTTD